The Vitis vinifera cultivar Pinot Noir 40024 chromosome 7, ASM3070453v1 genomic interval aagaaaagagatTAATATGGATTACCATGCTTCCTGAATATTTCATGCCATGACCACCACAGGTGCAAGAGGAGAAGGTTCATCTGCAGGTACTTTTCTTCCTTAAGAATGTTTGTTATACTTTTAACTTTGTTTCTTTATTGCCCCATCAAACGTAACCTCTCTTGACTAGCTACATACACTCGCGTTGTGAGAACTGGAGTTCCAAGCGTGCACAAGGGAAAAAGTAATGGTGCTTTGATTGGGATTCCCTTTCTTTTGATTGTTGTGGGAACAGTTGGAATTGGGGCACATCGTGCTTATAGGTGATTGACAATCTCAGGATGGTCcttctatatgtatatattttttaagtttttggaGTTGCTTTAGAAAACATTCAAGGGGATCTAAATGATTGAATATCTTTATTTCATGGATCCTTTTGCAGGGCCTATGAAAAGGAAAAACTGGCGCACCCTTCTCACaatccctttcttccttgatcTAAACTTCAAGTGGAACTGGTAGATATTGGTTGCATGGAATAATTAGTTTGCCATGTGCATTAAAGTTCAGTTTGTAATGCATTGGTGCAATTTTAACTACCATAAATATTAGTAATTGCTGAACTTCTGTGGTGCTGAGTCTGCAGCCCTGATTCTTGTTTCTTTGTGCATACTGGCATTTACTTATTCAAAATCTTTACTTGACATAGTTTTTTCTGCTTCCATGTGTTATTGTGGTCTGATTATTTGTTAGCCCTGGTTTGCTGCTGCTACATCACTTCCCAAATGGCTGACAAGAAGCTGTTGCTGCAGTCCACTGGATGGGAGCATATGCTCAATCTGCAAGGAAAAACAAGGTAAAATGCAATTATCGTGTGAAAATTTTCAGGATGAAGCAACATTTAGCTAGAATTTCTGGGGTAGTTACTGTGGAAATGTTACagaaaaaattaacttagagAGACCACAACTTTCATGGGTATGTAAAATGAATGGACAGGATTCACTTTGGTGGTTGGTATAGACACTTGGCGTCGGTTTTTCTTGTTCTCTTGCATAGGTTTCTTCACTTGGTTTTGCATCACTCTTCCTTGACATTACAGAAATTCACCATTTTTCTTCCCTTGTTTTAGTTTCACTATTTGACGTAATGATTTCATTTGGGTGACTCCCTCAAAAGTTCAAGATTAGTTTTAACTTCGCCATTTTTCTGAAGTGTTTGCTCTGTCTGATCCAGTATCACTGGGAttgttttttgtaaaaaatacttttggtaaccgttttaaaaaactgctatgaaaaacaatttttgagaactttgttataatgttttgtaaaacaaaagtctgtttggaaacctaaaatgtttttaattatttttatatttttaaatatgttataaaaataattt includes:
- the LOC100253760 gene encoding uncharacterized protein LOC100253760 encodes the protein MRGDEARLLLGFPPTSRVTLSQIKAAYKSKAWEYHPDRVPVQEKPGAESKFKLISEAYNFLLDGARGEGSSAATYTRVVRTGVPSVHKGKSNGALIGIPFLLIVVGTVGIGAHRAYRAYEKEKLAHPSHNPFLP